One genomic window of Pseudohongiella acticola includes the following:
- a CDS encoding TlpA disulfide reductase family protein — translation MNRFCQFLGRAVLAGSLSLLALLATAAPAFAAEEGEPAPDFTLPGVRTTDATVQLSELQGKVVYVDFWASWCLPCLRSLPQINGLYEQYRDQGFEVVAITIDDPVEDATDFLDDLEVPLAYSVVLDATADVMDQYRVVGMPTSFLIDRDGIIRHVHKGFREGDTALLEQTLLPLLAE, via the coding sequence ATGAATCGTTTTTGTCAGTTTCTCGGCCGCGCAGTGCTCGCCGGCAGCCTGTCCTTACTGGCGCTGCTGGCGACTGCGGCCCCGGCATTTGCTGCCGAAGAAGGCGAACCGGCGCCGGACTTTACCCTGCCAGGCGTTCGCACCACAGATGCCACCGTGCAACTGAGTGAACTGCAGGGCAAGGTCGTCTACGTCGATTTCTGGGCTTCCTGGTGCCTGCCTTGCCTGCGCTCGCTGCCGCAGATCAATGGCCTGTATGAACAGTATCGCGACCAGGGTTTTGAGGTCGTTGCCATTACCATTGATGATCCGGTGGAAGATGCCACCGATTTTCTGGATGACCTGGAAGTGCCGCTGGCCTATTCGGTGGTGCTGGATGCGACTGCAGATGTAATGGATCAATATCGCGTCGTGGGCATGCCGACCTCATTTCTGATTGATCGTGACGGCATTATTCGTCATGTCCACAAAGGCTTTCGTGAAGGCGACACGGCATTGCTGGAGCAAACACTGTTACCGCTGCTGGCTGAGTAA
- a CDS encoding serine/threonine protein kinase gives MSSSVQSHPYELLGPDQVLDAIESLGLETTARVFGLNSYENRVYQIGLASGEYIVAKFYRPERWSNEQILEEHGFARELADLDIPVVPPLSISPGDGQAEQTLHNFACGEQNFRFALFPRLAGRAPELDNPDNLLVMGRFLGRVHLAGAQRLFDHRVNLSLEQFAVTSREFLLSNDFIPASLLAAYESLSRDLIDRLSPVFEQTRGCRTVRLHGDCHPGNILWREDRPHFVDFDDAMNGPAIQDLWMMLAGDRDQQQGQLLEIVEGYEEFYDFDARELALIEPLRTMRIMHYSAWLARRWQDPAFPHSFPWFNTERYWAEHILELREQMSALNEPLLRLFP, from the coding sequence TTGTCATCATCCGTGCAGTCGCATCCCTATGAGCTATTGGGGCCCGATCAGGTGCTGGATGCCATCGAAAGTCTGGGATTGGAGACCACGGCGCGTGTGTTTGGGCTCAACAGTTACGAGAACCGGGTTTATCAGATTGGTCTGGCGTCCGGCGAGTATATTGTTGCCAAATTCTATCGACCCGAGCGCTGGAGCAACGAACAGATTCTTGAGGAGCATGGGTTTGCCCGGGAACTCGCCGACCTTGATATTCCGGTGGTGCCCCCTCTGTCTATCAGTCCGGGCGACGGACAGGCTGAGCAAACCCTGCATAATTTCGCCTGTGGCGAGCAGAATTTTCGCTTTGCGCTGTTTCCGCGACTTGCTGGCAGGGCGCCCGAACTCGACAACCCGGACAATCTTCTGGTGATGGGCCGCTTTCTGGGGCGAGTGCATCTGGCGGGCGCGCAACGTCTGTTTGATCACCGTGTCAACTTGAGCCTGGAGCAGTTCGCTGTGACCAGCCGTGAATTCCTGTTGAGCAATGATTTTATTCCGGCCTCGTTGCTTGCGGCTTACGAAAGCCTGAGTCGTGACCTGATAGACCGGTTATCGCCGGTGTTTGAGCAGACCCGCGGCTGCCGCACAGTGCGGCTGCACGGAGACTGCCATCCAGGCAATATACTGTGGCGGGAGGATCGCCCGCATTTTGTTGATTTTGATGATGCCATGAACGGACCGGCGATACAGGATTTGTGGATGATGCTGGCCGGAGACCGGGACCAGCAGCAGGGGCAACTGCTGGAGATTGTTGAAGGTTACGAGGAGTTCTACGACTTTGATGCGCGCGAGCTGGCGTTGATCGAGCCGCTGCGGACCATGCGTATCATGCACTACAGTGCCTGGCTGGCCCGTCGCTGGCAGGACCCGGCGTTCCCACACAGTTTCCCGTGGTTCAATACCGAGCGCTATTGGGCGGAGCACATTCTGGAGTTGCGTGAACAGATGTCGGCTCTGAATGAGCCCTTGTTGCGCCTGTTTCCCTGA